A genomic region of Miscanthus floridulus cultivar M001 chromosome 3, ASM1932011v1, whole genome shotgun sequence contains the following coding sequences:
- the LOC136542461 gene encoding protein FAR1-RELATED SEQUENCE 5-like isoform X2 — MPSEPGEKDPQVTPRPATGPPLALTRVNATGSPAIDPRLAQQSWPGHVVLLRPCAPWPPHVPVPLLLPQQNDAMADVAAADVNPAIDSCDEKMLPKVNMLFDGESDAYEFYNAYAEKVGFFVRRSTLWTTSKNIITRRTFVCSREGFREKKKGAKEAKCPRPETRIGCPASLTIRLTANGKYRLTEFVPNHNHQLATASTVHMLKAKKIRRKARAARENLADDTVSTPEFENEDEAYEFYSMYAGKIGFSVRRASMTVNTENVITRRMFVCSKEGFREKKRGAKRVKNPRPETRTGCPACMVIRLGTNGKYQVTEFVTCHNHQLGAAAASDLVMASGSTENDQDDGVDQAHRSPDDSVHKQNLINGSGTLNSLEGRSCKRYKCTKTPHSGDVGATLEYLQKVQHDNPSFFYAVKSDEDENFTNFFWADSKSIVDFSHFGDVVCFDSGYALQGYDRPFALFTGVNHHKQTVIFGAAIMYDESKEAFKWLLDTFKMAMNGTHPKTLLTDRSVALSEAVAATLPATAHRYCVWQIYQNALQQLSQAFHGSKTLECNFKRCLFDCEDEDEFVTAWKEMLEKYDLEDNQWLEDLFSIKEKWALAYGRDAFYADMKSVQQKESLTSELKKHLSLECDLLNFFEQFERLLCDRRSAEMEADVNANQSTKKPPSMRMLRQAANVYTPSAFKMFEREFELYMDCMLYICGEMGTIFEYRISVEDKPRDHFVKFDSLNSMMNCTCKTFEFIGIPCRHMLKVLDTRNIKDLPIQYIVKRWRKDAKSGSSNGGGAFSFDGDPDSAHIKRYNFLCRMFSIAAARAATSAESFAYMENQSNILMDQIEQVIQTRPPDIADLIGPNCDRTQNSVDNIVAEGIHSHTNFPNGCTDGSLTFPFTLGAGTLDYR, encoded by the exons ATGCCGTCAGAACCTGGGGAGAAGGATCCACAAGTTACTCCGAGGCCTGCGACGGGGCCTCCTCTGGCTCTCACGCGTGTTAATGCCACAGGAAGTCCTGCCATAGACCCGAGGTTGGCGCAGCAGTCTTGGCCCGGCCATGTAGTACTCCTGCGACCTTGTGCACCTTGGCCTCCTCATGTGCCAGTCCCGCTGCTGCTTCCGCAGCAAAAT GATGCTATGGCAGATGTGGCTGCAGCAGATGTTAATCCTGCGATCGATAGCTGTGATGAGAAGATGTTGCCCAAGGTGAATATGTTGTTCGATGGTGAAAGCGATGCGTATGAGTTCTACAATGCATATGCGGAAAAGGTGGGCTTCTTTGTCCGAAGGTCAACGCTCTGGACGACGTCAAAGAATATAATCACTAGGAGAACTTTTGTGTGCTCGAGAGAGGGTTtccgggagaagaagaagggagcaaAGGAAGCAAAGTGTCCACGTCCTGAAACACGAATTGGATGCCCAGCAAGCTTGACCATTAGACTCACTGCTAATGGAAAGTACCGTTTGACAGAGTTTGTGCCGAATCACAACCATCAGCTGGCAACGGCATCTACAGTTCATATGCTGAAAGCAAAGAAAATCAGGCGCAAAGCACGGGCTGCGAGAGAAAATCTGGCAGATGATACTGTGAGTACACCAGAATTTGAGAATGAAGATGAGGCATATGAATTTTACAGCATGTATGCGGGGAAAATTGGGTTTAGTGTGCGTAGGGCTAGCATGACGGTGAATACTGAGAATGTTATAACCAGAAGAATGTTTGTTTGTTCAAAAGAAGGGTTCCGTGAGAAGAAAAGAGGAGCGAAAAGAGTAAAGAACCCTCGACCAGAAACGCGGACTGGCTGTCCGGCATGTATGGTCATCAGGCTTGGAACTAATGGCAAATATCAAGTCACAGAATTTGTTACCTGCCACAATCACCAGCTTGGGGCTGCAGCAGCTTCTGATCTTGTCATGGCATCTGGGAGTACAGAAAATGATCAAGATGATGGAGTTGATCAGGCACATAGATCACCCGATGATTCTGTTCACAAGCAAAATCTGATTAATGGAAGTGGCACTCTAAATTCCCTAGAAGGTAGAAGTTGCAAAAGATACAAGTGTACAAAGACTCCACACTCAGGTGATGTTGGTGCTACACTAGAGTACCTGCAAAAGGTGCAGCATGATAACCCGTCATTCTTCTATGCTGTAAAatctgatgaggatgagaactTCACGAATTTTTTCTGGGCAGATTCAAAATCTATTGTGGACTTTTCCCATTTTGGTGATGTAGTATGTTTTGATTCAGGATATGCATTGCAAGGCTATGATAGGCCATTTGCTTTGTTTACAGGTGTGAATCATCATAAGCAGACAGTTATCTTTGGTGCTGCAATTATGTATGATGAAAGTAAAGAAGCTTTCAAATGGTTATTAGATACTTTCAAGATGGCAATGAATGGAACACATCCCAAGACATTGTTAACTGATAGATCTGTTGCCTTAAGTGAAGCTGTTGCAGCCACGTTGCCTGCTACGGCCCATCGTTATTGTGTGTGGCAAATTTACCAAAATGCTCTGCAGCAGCTGAGTCAAGCTTTCCATGGTTCGAAAACTCTAGAATGCAACTTCAAGAGATGCCTATTTGAttgtgaggatgaggatgagttTGTGACAGCATGGAAGGAAATGTTGGAAAAGTATGACCTAGAAGATAATCAATGGCTAGAAGATTTGTTCTCAATAAAGGAGAAATGGGCACTGGCATATGGCCGTGATGCATTTTATGCTGATATGAAAAGTGTCCAGCAAAAGGAAAGTTTGACAAGTGAGCTGAAGAAACATCTATCCTTGGAATGTGACCTTTTGAACttctttgagcagtttgaaagaCTGTTATGTGATCGTCGATCTGCAGAGATGGAGGCTGATGTGAATGCTAATCAGAGTACAAAGAAGCCACCTTCTATGCGAATGTTAAGGCAAGCTGCCAATGTATATACACCTTCTGCCTTTAAAATGTTTGAGAGGGAATTTGAATTATACATGGATTGCATGCTCTACATCTGTGGTGAGATGGGCACAATTTTCGAGTACAGAATAAGTGTCGAGGACAAACCAAGAGATCACTTTGTTAAATTTGATTCACTCAATTCCATGATGAATTGTACTTGTAAGACGTTTGAATTTATTGGCATCCCATGTCGCCATATGCTGAAGGTACTTGACACGAGGAATATCAAGGACCTTCCTATTCAGTATATCGTGAAAAGGTGGAGGAAGGATGCCAAATCAGGATCCTCAAATGGTGGTGGTGCTTTCTCATTTGATGGTGATCCCGATTCTGCTCACATAAAACGTTATAATTTTTTGTGTCGTATGTTCAGTATAGCAGCGGCTAGGGCTGCAACTTCAGCTGAatcatttgcatatatggaaAACCAGTCAAACATACTGATGGATCAAATAGAGCAAGTTATTCAAACCAGGCCCCCTGACATAGCTGATCTTATTGGTCCTAATTGTGACAGAACTCAAAATTCAGTTGACAATATTGTCGCTGAAGGCATTCACAGTCATACTAATTTTCCTAATGGCTGCACTGATG GCTCTCTAACATTTCCGTTCACATTGGGTGCTGGCACATTGGATTACCGCTGA
- the LOC136542461 gene encoding protein FAR1-RELATED SEQUENCE 5-like isoform X1, whose product MPSEPGEKDPQVTPRPATGPPLALTRVNATGSPAIDPRLAQQSWPGHVVLLRPCAPWPPHVPVPLLLPQQNVDAMADVAAADVNPAIDSCDEKMLPKVNMLFDGESDAYEFYNAYAEKVGFFVRRSTLWTTSKNIITRRTFVCSREGFREKKKGAKEAKCPRPETRIGCPASLTIRLTANGKYRLTEFVPNHNHQLATASTVHMLKAKKIRRKARAARENLADDTVSTPEFENEDEAYEFYSMYAGKIGFSVRRASMTVNTENVITRRMFVCSKEGFREKKRGAKRVKNPRPETRTGCPACMVIRLGTNGKYQVTEFVTCHNHQLGAAAASDLVMASGSTENDQDDGVDQAHRSPDDSVHKQNLINGSGTLNSLEGRSCKRYKCTKTPHSGDVGATLEYLQKVQHDNPSFFYAVKSDEDENFTNFFWADSKSIVDFSHFGDVVCFDSGYALQGYDRPFALFTGVNHHKQTVIFGAAIMYDESKEAFKWLLDTFKMAMNGTHPKTLLTDRSVALSEAVAATLPATAHRYCVWQIYQNALQQLSQAFHGSKTLECNFKRCLFDCEDEDEFVTAWKEMLEKYDLEDNQWLEDLFSIKEKWALAYGRDAFYADMKSVQQKESLTSELKKHLSLECDLLNFFEQFERLLCDRRSAEMEADVNANQSTKKPPSMRMLRQAANVYTPSAFKMFEREFELYMDCMLYICGEMGTIFEYRISVEDKPRDHFVKFDSLNSMMNCTCKTFEFIGIPCRHMLKVLDTRNIKDLPIQYIVKRWRKDAKSGSSNGGGAFSFDGDPDSAHIKRYNFLCRMFSIAAARAATSAESFAYMENQSNILMDQIEQVIQTRPPDIADLIGPNCDRTQNSVDNIVAEGIHSHTNFPNGCTDGSLTFPFTLGAGTLDYR is encoded by the exons ATGCCGTCAGAACCTGGGGAGAAGGATCCACAAGTTACTCCGAGGCCTGCGACGGGGCCTCCTCTGGCTCTCACGCGTGTTAATGCCACAGGAAGTCCTGCCATAGACCCGAGGTTGGCGCAGCAGTCTTGGCCCGGCCATGTAGTACTCCTGCGACCTTGTGCACCTTGGCCTCCTCATGTGCCAGTCCCGCTGCTGCTTCCGCAGCAAAATGTG GATGCTATGGCAGATGTGGCTGCAGCAGATGTTAATCCTGCGATCGATAGCTGTGATGAGAAGATGTTGCCCAAGGTGAATATGTTGTTCGATGGTGAAAGCGATGCGTATGAGTTCTACAATGCATATGCGGAAAAGGTGGGCTTCTTTGTCCGAAGGTCAACGCTCTGGACGACGTCAAAGAATATAATCACTAGGAGAACTTTTGTGTGCTCGAGAGAGGGTTtccgggagaagaagaagggagcaaAGGAAGCAAAGTGTCCACGTCCTGAAACACGAATTGGATGCCCAGCAAGCTTGACCATTAGACTCACTGCTAATGGAAAGTACCGTTTGACAGAGTTTGTGCCGAATCACAACCATCAGCTGGCAACGGCATCTACAGTTCATATGCTGAAAGCAAAGAAAATCAGGCGCAAAGCACGGGCTGCGAGAGAAAATCTGGCAGATGATACTGTGAGTACACCAGAATTTGAGAATGAAGATGAGGCATATGAATTTTACAGCATGTATGCGGGGAAAATTGGGTTTAGTGTGCGTAGGGCTAGCATGACGGTGAATACTGAGAATGTTATAACCAGAAGAATGTTTGTTTGTTCAAAAGAAGGGTTCCGTGAGAAGAAAAGAGGAGCGAAAAGAGTAAAGAACCCTCGACCAGAAACGCGGACTGGCTGTCCGGCATGTATGGTCATCAGGCTTGGAACTAATGGCAAATATCAAGTCACAGAATTTGTTACCTGCCACAATCACCAGCTTGGGGCTGCAGCAGCTTCTGATCTTGTCATGGCATCTGGGAGTACAGAAAATGATCAAGATGATGGAGTTGATCAGGCACATAGATCACCCGATGATTCTGTTCACAAGCAAAATCTGATTAATGGAAGTGGCACTCTAAATTCCCTAGAAGGTAGAAGTTGCAAAAGATACAAGTGTACAAAGACTCCACACTCAGGTGATGTTGGTGCTACACTAGAGTACCTGCAAAAGGTGCAGCATGATAACCCGTCATTCTTCTATGCTGTAAAatctgatgaggatgagaactTCACGAATTTTTTCTGGGCAGATTCAAAATCTATTGTGGACTTTTCCCATTTTGGTGATGTAGTATGTTTTGATTCAGGATATGCATTGCAAGGCTATGATAGGCCATTTGCTTTGTTTACAGGTGTGAATCATCATAAGCAGACAGTTATCTTTGGTGCTGCAATTATGTATGATGAAAGTAAAGAAGCTTTCAAATGGTTATTAGATACTTTCAAGATGGCAATGAATGGAACACATCCCAAGACATTGTTAACTGATAGATCTGTTGCCTTAAGTGAAGCTGTTGCAGCCACGTTGCCTGCTACGGCCCATCGTTATTGTGTGTGGCAAATTTACCAAAATGCTCTGCAGCAGCTGAGTCAAGCTTTCCATGGTTCGAAAACTCTAGAATGCAACTTCAAGAGATGCCTATTTGAttgtgaggatgaggatgagttTGTGACAGCATGGAAGGAAATGTTGGAAAAGTATGACCTAGAAGATAATCAATGGCTAGAAGATTTGTTCTCAATAAAGGAGAAATGGGCACTGGCATATGGCCGTGATGCATTTTATGCTGATATGAAAAGTGTCCAGCAAAAGGAAAGTTTGACAAGTGAGCTGAAGAAACATCTATCCTTGGAATGTGACCTTTTGAACttctttgagcagtttgaaagaCTGTTATGTGATCGTCGATCTGCAGAGATGGAGGCTGATGTGAATGCTAATCAGAGTACAAAGAAGCCACCTTCTATGCGAATGTTAAGGCAAGCTGCCAATGTATATACACCTTCTGCCTTTAAAATGTTTGAGAGGGAATTTGAATTATACATGGATTGCATGCTCTACATCTGTGGTGAGATGGGCACAATTTTCGAGTACAGAATAAGTGTCGAGGACAAACCAAGAGATCACTTTGTTAAATTTGATTCACTCAATTCCATGATGAATTGTACTTGTAAGACGTTTGAATTTATTGGCATCCCATGTCGCCATATGCTGAAGGTACTTGACACGAGGAATATCAAGGACCTTCCTATTCAGTATATCGTGAAAAGGTGGAGGAAGGATGCCAAATCAGGATCCTCAAATGGTGGTGGTGCTTTCTCATTTGATGGTGATCCCGATTCTGCTCACATAAAACGTTATAATTTTTTGTGTCGTATGTTCAGTATAGCAGCGGCTAGGGCTGCAACTTCAGCTGAatcatttgcatatatggaaAACCAGTCAAACATACTGATGGATCAAATAGAGCAAGTTATTCAAACCAGGCCCCCTGACATAGCTGATCTTATTGGTCCTAATTGTGACAGAACTCAAAATTCAGTTGACAATATTGTCGCTGAAGGCATTCACAGTCATACTAATTTTCCTAATGGCTGCACTGATG GCTCTCTAACATTTCCGTTCACATTGGGTGCTGGCACATTGGATTACCGCTGA